A genomic segment from Diospyros lotus cultivar Yz01 chromosome 5, ASM1463336v1, whole genome shotgun sequence encodes:
- the LOC127802204 gene encoding auxin-responsive protein SAUR68-like — MARRWKRLAAMSRKRITFPRTASRSSCNSSTVDEGHFVVYTADQRRFVIPLAYLRNAIFRELLRMAEEEYGLPSHKPITLPYDSVFMEYAVSLMRRQAAGGEHLEKAVIMTITTGQSLSQPHVSNKNNAIGAY, encoded by the coding sequence ATGGCAAGGAGGTGGAAGAGACTGGCTGCAATGAGTCGGAAAAGAATCACCTTCCCAAGAACAGCATCCAGATCCAGTTGCAACTCATCAACAGTTGATGAGGGTCATTTTGTTGTGTACACCGCCGATCAAAGACGCTTTGTAATTCCCTTGGCTTATCTCAGAAATGCAATATTCAGGGAGCTCTTGAGAATGGCAGAGGAAGAGTATGGATTGCCGAGTCACAAGCCTATCACATTGCCTTATGACTCAGTCTTCATGGAGTATGCGGTCTCTTTGATGAGAAGGCAAGCAGCTGGTGGTGAGCATCTGGAGAAAGCGGTAATCATGACCATTACTACTGGTCAAAGTTTATCTCAACCTCATGTCTCCAACAAGAACAATGCAATCGGCGCTTACTGA
- the LOC127802205 gene encoding auxin-responsive protein SAUR66-like, translating into MARKWKRLAAMNRKRIIFPTVTEGHFVVYTTNQRRFVVPLAYLSNGIFRELLRMAEEEYGLPSYGPITLPCDSVLMEYAVSFIRRHADSKRQLMVALTLNFP; encoded by the exons ATGGCAAGGAAGTGGAAGAGACTAGCTGCAATGAATAGGAAAAGAATTATCTTTCCAACAGTTACTGAGGGTCATTTTGTTGTCTACACTACCAATCAGAGACGCTTTGTAGTTCCCTTGGCTTATCTCAGCAATGGAATATTCAGGGAGCTGTTGAGAATGGCAGAGGAAGAGTATGGATTGCCGAGTTACGGGCCTATCACGTTGCCATGTGACTCGGTCCTTATGGAGTATGCAGTCTCTTTTATAAGAAGGCATGCAG ATTCCAAGAGGCAACTGATGGTGGCTTTAACTTTGAACTTCCCATAA
- the LOC127802206 gene encoding auxin-responsive protein SAUR67-like encodes MITPKKLIKMARKWKRLAAKSRKRITFPRTSGSVDASNCNSSTVDEGHFVVYTADQRRFVVPLAYLRNGILKELLRMAAEEYGLPSHGPITLPCDHVFLKYAVSLIRRQADKHLENAVIMTITSAQCLSTSCLQQEQSNKHPLICSF; translated from the coding sequence ATGATCACCCCAAAGAAGCTTATCAAGATGGCAAGGAAGTGGAAGAGATTGGCTGCAAAGAGTCGGAAAAGAATCACCTTTCCAAGAACATCTGGGAGTGTTGATGCATCAAATTGCAACTCATCAACAGTTGATGAGGGTCATTTTGTCGTCTACACTGCTGATCAAAGACGCTTTGTGGTTCCCTTGGCTTATCTCAGAAATGGAATACTGAAGGAGCTGTTGAGAATGGCAGCGGAGGAGTATGGATTGCCAAGTCATGGGCCTATCACATTGCCATGTGACCATGTCTTTCTGAAGTATGCAGTCTCCTTGATAAGAAGGCAAGCGGATAAGCATCTGGAGAATGCGGTGATCATGACAATCACTTCGGCTCAATGCTTATCTACCTCCTGTCTCCAACAAGAACAAAGCAATAAACACCCACTGATATGCAGTTTTTGA